One window of Candidatus Eisenbacteria bacterium genomic DNA carries:
- a CDS encoding FlgD immunoglobulin-like domain containing protein encodes MSRPCARSLLLACSIQVASGAFSPASAQMVRSDFPVTDGTVYATALSGNTLYMAGAFTRVGMGLGSAAAVDSGMGSVLPGFPKFDGPVYDIVPDGAGGWYVGGEFTKAGNAWRSNLARVHANFTVASWNPGANAPVRALALSGGVLYVGGDFSTVSNLSRSRLAAIDASTGAVTTWNPDVLGTSVLDLAVSGSTVFVAGDFTHVGGQSRSCIAAVTTAGALATWNPSASTVVNVLAVNGSTVYAGGLFSTIGGQTRRRIAALNVSDGLATGWNPNVTSGQVLALAVSGSAVYAGGVFTSIGGQTRQNLAAVNASDGLATGWTANTNGTVRAIRLDGTKLYVGGEFTMVGWEDRRNLAALDTGTGFTTTWDPRANHTVHTIAGSGASLCVGGGFTTLGGQIRNRLAAVDAVTGALLPWNPDSDSEVFALAVSGGTVYVGGYFATIGGQIRNYIAAVDAVTGAPTAWNPNSDGQVLALAIADGVVYAGGGFSSIGGAARNSLAALDPATALATAWNPNANDWVMTLLPGSGVLYAGGWFTTIGGQPRAHLAALSPATGSATGWNPGASARVEALASNGSVIFAAGAFTSAGGQPRNRLAALDPATGAATSWNPNADGIAYAIAVNGSTVYVGGSFSAIGMLSRSRVAAIDAASGAASTWNPGADGSVYTVAPGATKVFLGGGFLEVGGMPQSGIASISSVVTGIGDFEDAAPDAAGSVLGPAAPNPFGFSTSIRFSLVREETVTLRVFDVHGREVQELASGRYPAGTHAFRWNGMNRDGAAAASGVYFCELKTSTVSLKRKLVLAR; translated from the coding sequence GTGTCGCGGCCATGCGCTCGCTCGCTCCTGCTCGCGTGCTCGATCCAGGTCGCGTCGGGTGCTTTCAGCCCGGCCTCCGCTCAGATGGTGCGGTCGGACTTCCCGGTGACGGACGGCACCGTCTACGCGACGGCGCTCTCCGGCAACACGCTCTACATGGCGGGCGCCTTCACGCGCGTGGGCATGGGGCTCGGGAGCGCGGCGGCGGTCGACTCGGGAATGGGCAGCGTTCTGCCCGGCTTCCCGAAATTCGACGGGCCGGTCTACGACATCGTTCCGGACGGCGCGGGTGGGTGGTACGTCGGCGGCGAGTTCACGAAGGCGGGAAACGCGTGGCGGTCCAACCTGGCGCGCGTGCACGCGAACTTCACCGTCGCGTCCTGGAATCCCGGAGCCAACGCGCCGGTTCGCGCTCTGGCCCTGAGCGGAGGAGTCCTCTACGTCGGCGGTGACTTCTCCACCGTCTCCAACCTGAGTCGAAGCCGGCTCGCCGCGATCGACGCTTCCACGGGCGCCGTGACCACCTGGAACCCGGATGTCCTGGGCACCTCCGTCCTGGACCTCGCCGTGAGCGGCTCCACGGTCTTCGTCGCCGGCGACTTCACCCACGTCGGAGGACAGTCGCGCAGCTGCATCGCGGCGGTGACCACCGCTGGCGCGCTGGCGACGTGGAATCCGAGCGCGAGCACGGTGGTGAACGTCCTTGCGGTGAACGGGTCCACGGTCTACGCGGGAGGTCTCTTCAGCACGATCGGCGGCCAGACGCGGCGTCGCATCGCGGCACTCAACGTCTCGGACGGGCTCGCCACGGGCTGGAATCCCAATGTGACGAGCGGCCAGGTTCTCGCCCTGGCGGTGAGCGGATCCGCCGTCTACGCGGGAGGAGTCTTCACCTCGATCGGAGGGCAGACGAGGCAGAACCTCGCGGCCGTGAACGCCTCCGATGGACTCGCGACCGGATGGACCGCCAACACGAACGGCACGGTCCGCGCGATCCGGCTCGACGGTACGAAGCTCTACGTCGGTGGAGAGTTCACCATGGTCGGCTGGGAGGACCGCCGGAATCTGGCGGCTCTCGACACCGGCACCGGGTTCACGACGACCTGGGATCCCAGGGCCAACCATACGGTGCACACGATCGCCGGAAGCGGAGCGTCCCTCTGTGTCGGCGGAGGGTTCACGACACTTGGGGGCCAGATTCGAAACCGCCTCGCCGCCGTCGATGCCGTGACCGGAGCCCTTTTGCCCTGGAATCCCGACTCGGATTCCGAAGTCTTCGCTCTGGCCGTCAGCGGCGGGACGGTCTACGTCGGAGGATACTTCGCGACCATCGGCGGACAGATCCGGAACTACATCGCGGCCGTGGATGCCGTCACGGGCGCGCCGACGGCCTGGAACCCGAACTCGGACGGACAGGTGCTCGCCCTGGCGATCGCCGACGGCGTCGTCTACGCCGGCGGCGGCTTCTCGTCCATCGGAGGCGCCGCGCGAAATTCCTTGGCGGCGCTCGACCCCGCGACGGCACTCGCCACCGCCTGGAATCCGAATGCCAACGACTGGGTCATGACGCTCCTTCCCGGATCCGGAGTTCTCTACGCCGGCGGCTGGTTCACGACGATCGGAGGGCAGCCGAGGGCGCACCTCGCCGCCCTGAGTCCCGCGACGGGCTCGGCAACCGGATGGAATCCCGGCGCCAGCGCCCGCGTGGAAGCCCTGGCGAGCAACGGTTCGGTGATCTTTGCCGCGGGGGCCTTCACCAGCGCCGGAGGACAGCCGCGGAACCGGCTCGCCGCTCTCGATCCGGCCACCGGCGCCGCGACGTCCTGGAATCCAAACGCGGACGGCATTGCCTACGCCATCGCCGTCAACGGAAGCACCGTCTATGTGGGCGGGAGCTTCTCGGCGATCGGGATGCTCTCGAGAAGCCGGGTTGCCGCGATCGATGCCGCGAGCGGCGCGGCGAGCACCTGGAATCCCGGCGCGGACGGCTCCGTGTACACGGTCGCCCCCGGCGCGACGAAGGTCTTCCTGGGCGGCGGGTTCCTCGAGGTCGGAGGAATGCCTCAGAGCGGCATCGCGAGCATCTCTTCCGTCGTCACGGGCATCGGTGACTTCGAGGATGCGGCGCCCGACGCCGCGGGATCCGTGCTCGGTCCGGCGGCGCCGAATCCGTTCGGGTTCTCGACCTCGATTCGATTCTCGCTCGTCCGGGAGGAAACGGTGACGCTCCGTGTCTTCGACGTCCACGGGCGGGAGGTCCAGGAGCTGGCGAGCGGAAGGTATCCCGCGGGCACGCACGCGTTCCGCTGGAACGGCATGAATCGCGACGGCGCGGCCGCGGCAAGCGGCGTCTACTTCTGCGAGCTCAAGACGTCCACCGTCTCCCTGAAGCGAAAGCTCGTTCTCGCGCGGTAA
- a CDS encoding TCP-1/cpn60 chaperonin family protein: GSVIVEHVKKEKKTVGFNVSTEKYEDMYEAGVVDPTKVTRTALQNAASVASLLLTTEALVTEIPEKKKPAAMPPGGGGGGYDDMY, encoded by the coding sequence GGCTCGGTGATCGTCGAGCACGTGAAGAAGGAGAAGAAGACGGTCGGGTTCAACGTGTCCACGGAGAAGTACGAGGACATGTACGAGGCCGGCGTCGTCGATCCGACCAAGGTGACCCGCACGGCGCTCCAGAACGCCGCGTCCGTGGCGAGCCTGCTCCTCACGACCGAGGCGCTGGTCACCGAGATTCCCGAGAAGAAGAAGCCGGCCGCGATGCCTCCGGGCGGTGGTGGCGGCGGCTACGACGACATGTACTAG